A window of the Emys orbicularis isolate rEmyOrb1 chromosome 1, rEmyOrb1.hap1, whole genome shotgun sequence genome harbors these coding sequences:
- the LOC135890311 gene encoding complement C1r subcomponent-like — MAGMLLLLLLWESLLFGVVSSSPTPGKLFGEITSPNYPKPYPNNNISTWDITVPKGFVVKLDFWQFDLHPSESCLSDYVKITADKKDLGQYCGQLGSATGNHPGVREFVSKGNQMRLMFHSDFSNEENGTLIPYKGFLAYYQAVGIRCPQPVPRDQFTLIKDLQPLYRFRDYFNVSCQSGYELMEGDQKLASFSAVCQDDGTWHRPMPRCEIVSCGDPKNLTNGAFSYVSEHGNNYYQSVITYRCKEPYYRIVKGSDTYNCSAQGSWADQDGHEDIPVCLPVCGKPDKPITGIQRIIGGSTAPPGSFPWQAKTHIFGLGGGALLGDRWILTAAHTIYPKKDSSVTETGGRMRLAEVAKKIEVFLGHTEVNKIHELGHHPVRNVSVHPDYDPDDENNFNGDIALIELQDPVPLGPNLLPICLPDASNSTFYANGYMGYVSGFGVEKNVLADQLKYVSLPVGDQRSCKKWLQGKEVNGKPMVFSENMFCAGSPSGRKDTCHGDAGSVFTVQDLESEHWIATGIVSWGIGCHKSYGFYTKVINYLDWIKEITGM, encoded by the exons ATGGCTGGCAT gctcctcctgctcctcctgtgGGAGTCTCTCCTTTTTGGAGTGGTCAGTTCCAGCCCAACCCCAgggaagctctttggggagaTCACATCCCCCAATTACCCCAAGCCATACCCCAACAACAACATCAGCACCTGGGACATCACAGTCCCAAAGGGCTTTGTGGTGAAGTTGGACTTCTGGCAGTTCGACCTGCACCCATCTGAGTCCTGCCTCTCTGACTATGTCAAG ATCACAGCAGATAAGAAAGACCTGGGCCAGTACTGTGGCCAGCTAGGCTCAGCCACAGGCAACCACCCGGGAGTCAGGGAGTTTGTGTCCAAAGGGAACCAGATGAGGCTGATGTTCCACTCGGACTTCTCCAACGAAGAGAACGGCACCCTTATCCCCTACAAGGGCTTCCTGGCCTATTACCAAGCCGTGG GAATCCGGTGCCCACAGCCTGTGCCAAGGGACCAGTTCACCCTCATCAAAGACCTGCAGCCCCTGTACCGATTTCGTGACTACTTCAATGTCAGCTGCCAGTCTGGGTATGAACTGATGGAG GGTGACCAGAAGTTGGCATCTTTCAGTGCTGTCTGCCAAGATGATGGGACTTGGCACCGACCCATGCCCCGCTGTGAAA TTGTGAGCTGTGGTGACCCCAAAAATCTCACCAACGGGGCCTTCAGTTATGTTAGCGAACACGGGAACAACTACTACCAGTCAGTGATCACCTACCGGTGCAAGGAGCCTTATTACCGCATAGTCAAAGGGAGCG ATACATACAACTGCTCCGCTCAGGGCTCCTGGGCAGACCAAGACGGCCATGAGGACATCCCCGTGTGTTTACCAG tGTGTGGGAAGCCCGACAAACCCATCACTGGAATCCAGCGGATCATCGGTGGCAGCACAGCACCGCCGGGAAGCTTCCCATGGCAGGCGAAGACACACATCTttgggctcgggggtggggcgcTGCTGGGTGACCGCTGGATCCTGACAGCTGCTCACACCATCTACCCCAAGAAAGACAGCTCAGTGACAGAGACAGGTGGGAGGATGAGACTTGCTGAGGTGGCTAAGAAGATCGAAGTGTTCCTTGGCCACACGGAGGTGAATAAGATCCATGAGCTGGGTCACCACCCCGTCCGCAATGTGTCCGTGCATCCCGACTACGACCCTGATGATGAGAACAACTTCAATGGGGACATTGCACTGATCGAGCTGCAGGACCCAGTGCCACTGGGCCCCAACCTGCTGCCCATCTGCCTCCCAGATGCTAGTAACAGCACTTTCTATGCCAACGGCTACATGGGCTACGTGAGCGGCTTTGGGGTGGAGAAAAATGTTCTCGCAGACCAGCTGAAGTATGTATCACTGCCAGTGGGTGACCAGAGATCCTGCAAGAAATGGCTGCAGGGAAAGGAGGTCAATGGGAAGCCCATGGTGTTCTCTGAGAACATGTTCTGTGCTGGCTCGCCCAGTGGGAGGAAAGATACCTGCCACGGGGACGCTGGGAGTGTCTTCACTGTGCAGGATTTAGAGAGCGAGCACTGGATAGCCACCGGGATTGTCTCCTGGGGCATCGGCTGTCACAAGAGCTATGGCTTCTACACCAAGGTCATCAACTACCTGGACTGGATCAAAGAGATAACAGGGATGTAG